From Malaclemys terrapin pileata isolate rMalTer1 chromosome 15, rMalTer1.hap1, whole genome shotgun sequence:
GGAGAGCTGGCCCCAGCAGAGGCTGTGCTCTGGGAGAAGGGTTCTAACCCCGGCGCAAGGGAAGagaccagggcaggggagggagccgACCCGCTCAGAAATAAGGGGCTGAACCAGTCCCGTTGTTTGCTAGCAACTTGGAACCTCAGATGCAGATTTTGTCCAGGTAGAACAGAGTAAAAGCCCCCGCCCCTGGCGTTACGGATCTGGAATATTCCTAGTTATTGcaagtgtataaatgaagacacAAACACATGTAGGGGGTGGTGCTGCACGTCTatttacacacacagagcactgGGTTTGCTACAGTTCAACTGAACTATTTCCCCAGGACGTCGGGTTGCTTGTTTCCCATGTGGCTTCGGCGGAAGGTGCCAGGCTGGCAGCCTGGAGCCCGCTCGGTGCCCATGCAGCAGGCCAGCCCAGGCAGCTGCAGGGCACCCAAcacctgatcaccccctcctccctgtctgGAGGTGGGACTCTCCCTGGAGTTCTCTCGCTGGGTTTTGATGGCACCGGCCAATATCCCAGCCGGAGCATGGAAGCTCTGCCACAGGGCACTGCCCGCCTGCAGAATGAGGGTGAAACCAGAGCAATGTCCATTTACCTTCATCACCCTCCTGTGCCCCACTTCTGGCCCGCCCCAGTTAGCAAGGAGTGCCCTCCCACTGCCCTGTCGCAGGCCAGGCCATGCTGGGCTCATGGCGCAGACGCGAAAGCAGCAGCCCCATCAGAGCGTGAAGTGACCCTTTCGAAAATGTCCTCAATGAGCAGCAAGTCTACACAGCGCTGGGCACAGTGGGGCCCGGtcctggctggggctggcaggtgcTGTCACAGCACAAATAGATTATAACCCAGACAGCGAGAGTGATACAGCCCATGCCCTGTACAGACTGAGAGGCAGCCCTGTGGCACGCTGACGGAGTGAGTAGAGTTTGTCCCTGGGGGAGGTCAATGTCCCTAGCTGTCGtgccaggctgggctcagaggTGCTTTCCCCCCATCCAGGGCACAAGGGAATTCCTCCTCTGGGCAGTTGGACTTTTCACAGGTTTTCTTGCTTTCTTGGGCTCCTTCATTGCACAGTCTCCCCTCATCCAGCCATTCCACTGGGATCTTCTTCCTCTGCAGCTGGACGTACATGCTGTTCTCCAGCAGTGCAGTGCCCGCCCCATGGAAAGCAGCAGAGGGGCGCTGCAGGGGACAAAGTGCAAAGCCAttagcactgtcagagccagAGGGCTGTGTTAGGCCTGAGCCATACTAAAAAGGTGGATCAACCCAACTACGTCGGTCAGGTCCCCCTTTGCGTTGCCTTGCAGAGAGAGCAGATCCTGCCTTAGACAGAGAGTCCTAGAGAGTTTGCATCCAGAAGTCACCCATGATATTACATCCCCAATCATCTCCAAATGGGCTAGaaccccacagctggcctggaggCAAACTGCCCACACTGTGCCCTGGAGTTGATATCAGTGGGGTCATGCCAGTGCATGGCAGGCCCTGTGTTTTGAGGAGACCCTggtctcctctcctgccccagctgctTGGACCTCCTGACACAAAGCTCACCATGGTAATGTAGGTCGTGTCCattctgctccccagctctgcctcctgcccagcctggagcatcTCAGCACAGGGTATGAGGGAGTAAATGCCTTCCTGCCAGGAAGATCAGAAAGAGACTCAGGCCCTGCGTGGCCTGTGACATGCCCGTTCCAGAGGCTCATTTCAGCTGGTGAGCTCTCCAGAGCAGAACCAGGCAGCCTCTGTTTTGAGAGTTCCCAGCATCTGGTGGGCCGGATGATAGACAAACGCTGAATAGCTCACcggagggcccagctctgctccaaaCTCCTcggcctgctcccctccccacccactcagACATGCTGGGCAAGGGGTGAAGGGGTCACTTGCCAACAGCTGTATCAAAGCAGCCACCAGGGTAACCTGCATTACAGTAAATAAAGTGCATGCTGGCCAGCGGAGTCCCCAGCCTGGCAGACTGATGCCCACTGACTTGTGACAACCACCAacaccagatgctgcagagggagcTGTGTAAAGCCCTCAATACACATCCAATGGGGCAGTCCTCTCCTCTGGGGGGAaacaccttcctgaccccagtGAGCAGCtcatgctctgaagcatgaggattgagCACATTGATCAGCTTATCCTAGCTAGTGTCACTGCAGAGGCGACCCTTGTGCTGGCTAGGATTCATACTAAACTCCTTGCCTTCATAGTACCTAGCGTCAAAAAAACCTTGCATCCGCTGATGAAAGCTGAACAAATAGATACAATGTTAGACAAAGTAAAGGGCCGGTTTATTCCTAATGGGACAACAGACCCCCACAAACCCTGGGAATGAAAAGTCCtcacctcccactgaagtctattcATCTGTGGGTGTTCAGGGCCTCTGTATCTTTAAGGCCAAAACAACACTTTACCCTTCTCTGGTGTTTGTCATCTGAGGacatcaaagcacttcacagacatTCATTAATGAAGCCTCATGCATGTTAAGGCAGGATCATGTTCCCCATTTTgaagacagggaaactgaggcacagaagtgcCATGACTTGCCAAGGGGGCTAAAGTGGAACTAGAATCCCAGAGTCCTGGTTCCCATTGCCCCAGCCTAACCACTAGCTTACACTCCCTGCACTGCCCTTCCACTAGTCATATCGCACACAGTCGTCTGTTCTACAACGTAGCAGCTCTTCTCCCACGTCCCTCCGACACCACGATAAATCCTACACCAGTCCTGGGCTGCAACAGCAACAAAGTGGCTGGGACAGAACCTTGTCACAGGCCCCACACCTTCTGCTTTGAAAATAAAGCTCTCGCCTCTGCCTGGGCATTTAGGGAGCAGCAGGAGCCCATTAGCTCACTTTGCTCCATGGAATTATCTCCTAATTAGGAGTCAGGGCAGGATGGAATTATCTGGGGTTAATTCCAATCACCTCCTAACTCACGCCAATGATACAGCAAAACAAACGCCAGGCTTTCCTTACTGGCCGTAGGCGTGTGTGAACAggcgcattcagtgcctgggacAGGCTGGATAGCAGCTCGGCTGTCCCGAATCCTCCTTTTATTTCAGGAACTACCCTCCGGATTCTGGCGTTTCCCTGTTACAGGGTCCGGCAGCATTAGCCCCACTCAGCTTGGCAAGCAGAGACTGAGCTCTCACCTCTGCTTTATCCCGGCTGCCGTCGTCCCGACTCCTCGACAGGGGCCCGCTCTCCGTCGGTCTGGAAGGAATGTCAATTGCATGCAGGTGAAGAGCTGTGCGGGCTCCCCCAGGAGCCGCCATCTCCACCCATCCCCTCCATAGCTGAGGGTGTTAATTCCAGAGCTAGTGCCTGGCTCTGTCTGCATTTCCCCTGACACTCTGGCCTTCCCGTTGGTCAGGAACCCTTGGCGACAGAAAGGAGCAAGGAAAGGCCAAGTCCACTGCTCAGCCATTCCATACCGGTGAGTCTGGGCTTCTGCCCATGCTCAGGTGTGGAGGGACTCTCACTCTGAGTGACTGGCCTTGCATCTACCCCACACACCTTGGCCTCGCTGCAGCCTGTGGTGCACAGAAGTGCTCCAGCCCCATATTCAATTGCTACAGCCAGGGATGCAGCTCTCCCCATCCACCTGGGCCATGCAGGGGCACATGGGCCAGGCTATTTGGGACCCCAGCACTCTGCCTCCCGTCCCTACCAGACAGGAGATCTGTCTGTGGAACCAGGGCAATGTGGGATCAGGCATGTCAAGAAGAGGACACCTCCTACCCTCCCTGCCAGTGCTCCTAGAAGAGGCGGGTTCAGCAGGGACCGGGAAAGGAGCACGGTGTGGAACCCCGGGAGCAGCCCTGCACTGGTGAGAGAGGAGAGGCAGGGCAAGCCCATCAGACACAACTGAGccaccagggggcagcagaggataGTGTGTGTGGTCACCCCAAGCTGTCACAGGCCAGGATTCCCCAGGTGCTGAAATTCACCCGCATCCCACCAGTGTCCCCCTCTCCCATCCTGGCCTGTGGCAGGAGATAACCACCAGGCAGGATGATGCCACACCCGCCCTGCAGCCATGGGAGCCAGGACCTGTTACCTCTGCTTCTGGAGAAACTTCTTCAGCCCTAATCCCAACAAGAGGGCCAGGAAGGTGGTCGCACAGACGTAGCCCAGGATGGCCCCCCAGCCACTGCTATCGGTGCTCTCAGAGTTTTGGGCCCCTGCAAATCCGGACCCTTGGGGGGTGAGAGACACACGCTGCAGGGTTAGCGATGTCTCTGCCCCAGCACACTAGCCACCAGGAGTCAGTCTCTGCCCAGCCCATGCTGACGGATGCCCAATACTGGGAGGGGCACATCACCCCCAAAGGCATCCAGGGGAGGTGGCTGTCTCCTCCCCTTTGTAACAGATTGGTGAGTTCccacaggactggggcagagatcCGTTCCCAGGGAGCATAGCACGGAGCCGGGCGGCTGCACAAACCCGGGGATTTCTGCCCCAGTTCTCACACTTGGTGGCAAACCGGCCCTGGTGAGCCAGCACCTCACTCCTGCTTGCACATCACTGTGACTGCATAGGGCTGCAGACAGCATGACCCATGGGGCCCTCCCAACACAGACCCATCCTAGGCCAGGCTAGACAGGCATAGCTGGCACTAGAGACGGAAGGGCAGGGAGGCACTtggcttggggaaggggaggctgccccaagcaaaggGGTGAACCGGTGAGGCTGCTGTGAAATTGACCGATAGCCAAGGGGAGGCATAAGCTAGCAATGGGGGGCGCATACCTCTCCGTCCAGCAGAGGCCACATGCAGCACGGTGTAGTTTTTGAAGACGCTGCTCCGCCCAAACACCCGGATCTCGCAGGTGTATGTCCCACTGTCGTCCGCCTGTACATCCTGCAGCCTCACGGAGCCGTTCTTGCGGGCCACATCCCCCAGCCACTGCACTCGGGGCCGGAAGCGTCCCACAGGAACACTGTGGTTACTGTAGTAGTAGAAGACCATCTCCTCCTGCAAGGGGATATGGCTCGTCATGTGACCAAGATAAGGGTGACATGTGACTGGATGCCAAGACACTCCCAAGTGTGAACTTAGTTCCTCTGAATATCCTCCCCGTCTGCTGCTCCGCCTGGCACCCCCACCCATACGCCTCGTCCTGCCCTGGCGGGACGCTCTTCCGGGGTGAGTGGTATCACAGCCTAGGTCCCACTGGCTCTCTGTTGAAAGGCCCAACAAGGGGTCAGTCAGTCCCAGTTGATATGGTGGATTCTGTAACTTGAGCACCTAGGAACTGGGCTGAGGTGCATCAAAACCGCCTCACCCAGCGACCTCGGCGCAGCCGTCGGCCGGGAACAGCCTCTCTCCCGCCCAGCGACCTCGGCGCGGCCGTCGGCCGGGAACAGCCTCTCCCCCCTGGGCTGAGTTGGATTTCCAGCTCCCTTAGAAATTGCTGCTCTCTCTAAGCTGGATGTGATGAATGCTATCTCTGCCCCCAGGCATCCCATTTGCCCTGGACCTGGGGTGCTCCCCTGGGCCCTTCCTGGCGATTGGACTCACCACCTGAGTACCGTTTTCCGGCATATGTATCCAGTCTACTTTGGTCACATTCCAGTCCCCTGGCACCAGGCTTTGGAAGAAACATTCCAGCAGGACAGAGTCCCCTAGGCGAGCCTTCAGCTTGGGGCAAGTGATGACCCGGCCAGCCAACACGCCACCGTTCTCTGCAGGCACcaaggaaggaagagggaggagcCCAGAACTGAAGAATCCAGCACAGTGCAGAGAACAGCAGTGCTGCCTGGGCCTGCTCATCCTCGAGacatcccttccaacccagagACCAACCCCGTCCCCGCATCCAGCCTGGCagaccctgctcccttcccacaggcagggcccttccccaccctctgactgcacaAAACGCTGCACCCCTGAACCAGCTCCTTCACAAAACGTCACCAAGACCTGGGGAGCCAGGGCAGCTCCTTCCCGCCAGAGGGAGGGTCCATGCATCTGTTCcactgccagagccagccctggggccaaGTCTCCCCAGGCTGCTGGTAGAGTCATAGAGCCTCCCGACCGGGACATCAGAGCCAGCAGAGCGGGCTttccttctctgccctcccagcagCACCAGAGCGGGAGCCCTCGGACCGGGTCGGTGGAGGTGAGGGGCATTTCAAAGGACTGGAAGCAACGTCACGTGCAGGCCCACTGCTTTGCACACGTCACAGCTTGTTACGCCCAGACTGGGGCCTTGTCCCTCCACAGCCTGAAGCCAGGGTGATGCCATGATGGGCTGCTGCTAACCTGGCCTCTGGGAAGTGGGCAGAGCTGAGGATGAAGTGCTAGGTCTGCTATTGCCCCCCTAATGGACATGGCCTCCCCTAGGGCCATGCTTCCGATTCACGCCTCGTACCCTCCATGGCAAGGGCCCGTGGTGCAGCCAAGACACAAACTAAGGGTCATTGCCGCGagcccccagcactgctgccCTGGGAAGATCCCTTTTACCAAGTCTTAGGGGCGGAGGGGTGTCAAAAACTGCACCCCAGGATTCATACTGGGCTTGCGCCAGCTGGGACAGGACGAGGCCACTTCGCTCTGCTCCACGGCGGCAGCCTTAGCGCTGCCAGTCCAGACATTCCAGCTAAGCCGGGCAGTGCAGCCCCACAGGGCCGGTTCTCCCAGCAGGGGAATCCCAGCCTCACTTCCTGTCGGCGGAGGCACGTCTGCACGGAACAGGCAGTAGGAAAGCACTCCTCGCACGAGCCCCAGCCATGTTGCTCTTTCGAAGCAGAGGGCTCTGGTTCCTCATGAATGGCTTTCGTGTACCGCTGCCTATCACAGAGTATCTGAGCACTCACACTCTAACGCagttcccctcccagccccccgtggaggcagggcagggctattatctCCATTGTGCAGAGGGAAACTGacacagagactaagtgactggcccaaggtcacataggaagtctgtggcagagcagggatttgaacccaggtccctAGGTCTTAAActagtgctctgaccactggacTGGCCTTGCATCCTTGTGGCGAGGGTCATTCCAGCACCCTGAGCCTGGCATAGCACCGGGGCATCGGCTGCATTTTGTGTGTGAATGTCCGTTCTCACAGCCCTTCCCTGTttgcttccccacccccggccctgaaGCTCTCAGACCCAGCTGGCTGTGTCCTCTGCTTGTTTGCACAAGCAGTGACACAGCTATTGCTCAGAAGGCTGCTGGAGAACCCTGGCAGAGGAAACGAATGGAGCCGCGTCAGCGTGTCCCGGCCTACGCTGGCACAAAGCGCAAGCTGGAGACCCGAGGCCCAGGAGGGGTACATGACTTGCCCCAGGCCACACTGACTCAGTAGCAGGCCTAGAAGAGTTCCAGGCTCCCAGACCCATGAGCTCCCTCACAGTGGatggcctgggctctgaaatttGCTGTCATGGGGATCTCTaagcaaagggaggggaaagcaggCAGTGTTTCCAGGGGTGTAGGCGAGGGGGGCAAAAGCAGGATCTCCGCTTACCCAGTGACATCAGTATCCGCATGAGCATCAGGGCAGGTACCATTCTCATTTCACTCTAAAAAGGGGAGAGACAAGTTAACACCAGCTGcatgggcccctgctctctccaggGGGTGCACAGCACCTTAGGCACAGCCTTGGCCCAAGCTTTAACAAGACGCACACCCGAACCATGGCAAAGCAGGTGCCAGGTGGCAGGGGACTTTCTGGTGACTGCGCTACTGCGTTGGTACGAACTCCCTTCAGGTGACAGGCAGGGCTAGAAACAACCCCAGTGAAACCCCAGAGAGTGGAGCTCCCACCTTCGGGAGCAGTTCCCTCCATCACTCTGTCTAGTAATTGTATCACAGCCACATCCCAGCCTATCGCCCACAAGAAGGTGATTCGGAGATGAACTAGGTTGCTGGACTGACACTTCCTTTGCTTTCACGGAGATGGATTGGCCTATACTCCCTCAGCCTCAGGGATTTAGTTTAATGAATCCACCAAGTCCCAGCCATTACAACACTCTTTGAAAACCAAGAGGCAGCTGTCAGATACGTTTCTGGTTTGAGACAACTCTGAGCTACGTGAAGGGGAAGTTGACGAGAGCTCATGCTCtggttttaaaatttccttttgtgTAATGAACTTTGAGCTTGGTTTGAGGCCTAAGGTTTCTGTAGAAATAGGAGGTGGTTAGGTTGGGTTCGTTCACAGATGCTGAGGCaggtaataggaagtaaatgttTGTCTGAAGATTAAGGCGTCTGGATTGTTAATATCAGCATAATCTCCCTGTCAAAGAGTGCTCCGGAAAA
This genomic window contains:
- the LOC128823333 gene encoding uncharacterized protein LOC128823333 isoform X1; translated protein: MPLTSTDPVRGLPLWCCWEGREGKPALLALMSRSGGSMTLPAAWGDLAPGLALAVEQMHGPSLWREGAALAPQVLVTFCEGAGSGVQRFVQSEGGEGPCLWEGSRVCQAGCGDGVGLWVGRDVSRMSRPRQHCCSLHCAGFFSSGLLPLPSLVPAENGGVLAGRVITCPKLKARLGDSVLLECFFQSLVPGDWNVTKVDWIHMPENGTQVEEMVFYYYSNHSVPVGRFRPRVQWLGDVARKNGSVRLQDVQADDSGTYTCEIRVFGRSSVFKNYTVLHVASAGRRGSGFAGAQNSESTDSSGWGAILGYVCATTFLALLLGLGLKKFLQKQRPTESGPLSRSRDDGSRDKAEEGIYSLIPCAEMLQAGQEAELGSRMDTTYITMRPSAAFHGAGTALLENSMYVQLQRKKIPVEWLDEGRLCNEGAQESKKTCEKSNCPEEEFPCALDGGKAPLSPAWHDS
- the LOC128823333 gene encoding junctional adhesion molecule-like isoform X2, with amino-acid sequence MRMVPALMLMRILMSLENGGVLAGRVITCPKLKARLGDSVLLECFFQSLVPGDWNVTKVDWIHMPENGTQVEEMVFYYYSNHSVPVGRFRPRVQWLGDVARKNGSVRLQDVQADDSGTYTCEIRVFGRSSVFKNYTVLHVASAGRRGSGFAGAQNSESTDSSGWGAILGYVCATTFLALLLGLGLKKFLQKQRPTESGPLSRSRDDGSRDKAEEGIYSLIPCAEMLQAGQEAELGSRMDTTYITMRPSAAFHGAGTALLENSMYVQLQRKKIPVEWLDEGRLCNEGAQESKKTCEKSNCPEEEFPCALDGGKAPLSPAWHDS